A single Pedobacter sp. PACM 27299 DNA region contains:
- a CDS encoding HAD family hydrolase, whose amino-acid sequence MKNVKAVLFDLDGTLIDSEYFHYECWNEILEDYGIQLAYSDWLKNYAGIPLPQNAKNLLTKYQINAALEDVVKRREALTLERLKTKDVGLMPYALEMIKFLYERKLLLAIVTSSPREDVEAIFDRNGLREYFTLIITRSDVVQNKPDPEGYLKCCAALGQKKEECIVFEDTLNGIKAAKAAGLRCIAIQSNLEVHPSLAIADELFPDLAVAKTTLFAAS is encoded by the coding sequence ATGAAAAATGTAAAGGCCGTACTATTTGATCTTGATGGAACATTAATTGATTCCGAGTATTTTCACTACGAATGCTGGAATGAAATCCTTGAAGATTATGGTATACAATTAGCGTATTCCGACTGGTTGAAAAATTATGCAGGAATTCCACTTCCGCAGAACGCAAAAAATCTACTGACAAAGTATCAGATCAATGCCGCTTTGGAGGATGTGGTGAAAAGGAGGGAAGCCCTGACCTTGGAAAGATTGAAAACAAAAGATGTAGGGCTAATGCCTTATGCTTTAGAAATGATCAAATTTTTGTATGAAAGAAAACTCTTGCTGGCCATTGTCACCTCTAGTCCGCGGGAGGATGTGGAAGCTATTTTTGATAGAAATGGATTAAGGGAATACTTTACGCTGATCATTACCAGGTCTGATGTGGTCCAAAATAAGCCAGATCCTGAAGGCTATCTCAAATGCTGTGCAGCCCTTGGGCAAAAGAAAGAAGAATGTATCGTATTTGAAGATACACTAAATGGAATCAAAGCAGCGAAAGCAGCTGGACTGAGGTGTATTGCGATCCAAAGTAATTTGGAAGTTCATCCGTCATTAGCCATAGCGGATGAATTGTTCCCTGATCTAGCAGTGGCTAAAACAACATTATTCGCAGCAAGTTGA
- a CDS encoding response regulator transcription factor: MNKLIKIAVTDDQVMFRECLVNNIKSFGNMEVMFEAGNGLELLKAMNECGEVKPDIVLMDLNMPEMNGMEATKQLKIAFPDVRVIVLSVHGEEKHVTRMIQQGVNGYIAKNSELSELKNAIETTYHNGFYFNEMVLKTLQSGKLLNKTSLRGFDASSSLTQREKEILGLICEELTTPEIADRLSISLRTVDGHRNNLLVKTGAKNVAGLVVFAFKHKIIDTDL; the protein is encoded by the coding sequence ATGAACAAATTGATAAAGATTGCAGTTACAGATGATCAGGTGATGTTTAGAGAATGCCTGGTGAACAATATCAAAAGCTTTGGAAACATGGAAGTTATGTTTGAAGCAGGGAATGGACTGGAACTATTAAAAGCCATGAATGAATGTGGTGAGGTTAAACCAGACATCGTGCTGATGGACCTGAACATGCCTGAAATGAACGGAATGGAAGCTACTAAACAGTTAAAAATAGCCTTCCCGGATGTACGCGTGATTGTCCTATCCGTGCATGGCGAAGAGAAACATGTAACCAGGATGATCCAACAGGGGGTAAACGGATATATCGCTAAAAACTCAGAGTTGAGTGAGCTTAAAAATGCCATTGAAACTACTTATCACAATGGCTTCTACTTCAATGAAATGGTGTTAAAGACCTTACAATCTGGAAAGCTGCTGAACAAGACTAGCTTAAGGGGATTTGATGCCAGCTCCTCTCTTACACAACGCGAAAAAGAAATATTAGGTTTGATTTGTGAAGAATTGACTACTCCGGAAATTGCCGATAGATTGTCGATCAGCTTACGTACGGTGGATGGACACCGAAATAATTTATTGGTTAAAACCGGCGCAAAAAATGTGGCAGGGTTAGTCGTATTTGCTTTTAAACACAAGATTATTGATACCGATCTTTAG
- a CDS encoding sensor histidine kinase has protein sequence MAAQENIDVYFFLFTGMIVMFILSAAVVVLFFVYQKKFYNQQVKLREKEAEYQQKLLHNNIEKIEEERRRVAKDLHDEVGSIFSTIGMKIIQFEKKNSPASNAVGGIDLIKETKLLVDKGVMSVRRISHNMIPNELEMFGIAAAIEELCFQIEGSDGLDVSFESEGLDKCGRTEIELALFRITQELISNTVKHAAAKHVEIQLNCTEMEVMYQYKDDGIGFDKDLVRRGLGIQNITSRVEMNGGQLTYHTDSPGFGVSIYFPTLI, from the coding sequence ATGGCAGCACAAGAAAACATAGATGTTTACTTTTTTCTCTTCACGGGAATGATTGTCATGTTTATTCTGAGCGCTGCTGTGGTAGTGCTTTTTTTCGTATATCAGAAAAAATTCTATAACCAGCAGGTGAAACTCAGGGAAAAAGAAGCGGAATACCAGCAAAAATTATTGCACAATAACATTGAAAAAATTGAAGAAGAGCGCCGCAGAGTCGCCAAAGATTTACATGATGAGGTAGGCAGTATATTTTCTACTATCGGTATGAAAATTATACAGTTTGAGAAGAAAAACAGCCCGGCATCCAATGCGGTAGGTGGCATCGACCTGATCAAAGAAACCAAGCTCCTTGTAGATAAGGGAGTCATGAGCGTAAGGCGAATTTCTCATAACATGATTCCCAATGAACTGGAAATGTTTGGGATTGCAGCTGCAATCGAAGAATTATGCTTTCAGATAGAAGGCTCCGACGGACTGGATGTCAGCTTTGAAAGCGAAGGACTAGATAAATGTGGCCGCACAGAAATAGAACTTGCACTTTTCCGCATCACTCAGGAACTCATCAGTAATACAGTAAAACATGCTGCCGCAAAACATGTAGAAATACAGCTTAACTGTACTGAAATGGAAGTGATGTATCAATATAAAGATGATGGCATAGGCTTTGACAAAGATCTGGTTCGCAGAGGATTGGGCATACAGAACATCACCAGCAGGGTAGAAATGAACGGCGGTCAGCTGACCTATCATACCGATAGTCCAGGATTTGGCGTCTCCATCTATTTCCCTACACTAATTTAA